In Thermodesulfobacteriota bacterium, a single genomic region encodes these proteins:
- a CDS encoding pentapeptide repeat-containing protein, with amino-acid sequence MTRIRKYFPLIIFIIPVTAILLILGPTRFNKPVKGSSDSLSVRTENDFVTDPGLVALPGEDIVAVLLESQDCSVLEKDTGGKGYDIIPYRYTAPMEQTFCWDDRNKGAGHYMVLVDDEGVEVLQVNANGECATGTVEAGDYEMRVFHDEETEKNVAVFIVPENNKSTLSTASDETLENISTFLDTDRCVGCDLSGANLYNADLSGVDLEGAKLNDAILANANLSGANLKGAELRNADLTGAKLKGATLAGADLTNAVLINSDLSDADLTAANMEGADVTGANFGNANLTGVLQTKSADTGADAGEDIVSLSEELEAAPTDTCSEGKLAPGDGTKDLLISAKCDVSAGVYLYQNVNVIQNGVLNFVDGGGETHFWAKSILVENNGTISAGTTQAPFGKNKSVLTIHLYGGDSDKTGIECRTPKQNTNDPPCGIDKNVWTSNGGSKVTLPPGNISDYFYQYTQHDNTQGETGFFGRKVLAVSYGGTLKLYGKKGAKYGDNIPNYDSGTSWVRLKNDKDASKTLIFLDRDVDWEVGDRIVVTTTDYLPGHSEELQIVKKEGPRKLRITIVDPATNMPPAGCVTDNPNVDKCGLRWVHNGDTYPDTDFNFQSDDLKRLSLNIKLANGGVDNGKALAETRAAVALLSRSIRIVSAGDSIPAESGRKCKFDCFPTGFYGGHTMLRQGIKLVQIQGVEFYQLGQGGRKGRYPVHLHLLRKAPPTTFVKDSSINESMTRWITFHGTQNVTAARNVGWKSIGHGYYLEDGTETDNKLYSNIGIFARAALNNVQNPRQVPGILAYAVADVPFGKQDTVAVPYHSDYAQPAVFWIMNGWNDFEYNMAAGANACGICYWWLPGAISGMSQDQKWESYASQQSNLGRAGLTPLKNFKGNYCSSAMNAFNSIQDISPCLGVGGIGGTFPTLEPVTVGNISPAPKPGEGERYYPKVNGSHNPTKCDQTDCSNAPVCTSGDRKNCVVAVIDRLTTAFHWAETNFSAIWLRPRWYLVINSVISDVQSAGLTFVTGGDYTESNFFPGQWQLARQNVFIGQTQPNNPLASAAGPVNKGTNLKCADQTNGVVVNSYCLLKDEGISFPLANFANNQRLFNIYDGPSFEDSNAFFDIKKTFIDDCTVGQGSCSASKSMYGRVPLMPYDKKKNQCYLPNAAIAWKQPNGFYYPPAFHSANLYFRNNVDIRHFVIEPLFQPGKFAFQSDDERTKQNYCTFTLNNSEGFGGSFGNFSAIDRQTILNDDDGSLTGLKNTISVNEDPFFNAPTETLECQSEETAKTSPYDYVTTVIYPDCVAKKNCGGVCKVDKKPCADTSNCADIPNNTCDDSNAFWNSDCGSSFCYGVPLYRQLLTKDEASNTKGAEIRMMGMNFFQRSNLTANHGVYYIDTTVSDANQRAGLNLAPLQKPSVNVFKGGETYYVLFIFAKANTKQTYQIYVGNGFDPEKDVSGIQSPLKKSRPLDVNSISWPAKWTRKWYKDDPSTGILEVTVDFSDFKTQFDNARKDRCQPETFCTWTGSAATGSCGCSDKLKTSNPELYAECTKSLGDNKNNICSWAVRAVDCPEGGCYGFAVNLKNDPPAEPIAPPAPCCFPDNPDWNVNFSPVGQNVAGSCQDSNPPKPEFCTSPVCPTTQL; translated from the coding sequence GTGACGAGGATAAGGAAATACTTCCCTCTCATTATTTTCATAATTCCGGTAACAGCGATTTTATTAATCTTAGGACCGACCAGGTTCAACAAGCCCGTAAAGGGGAGCTCCGATTCTCTGAGCGTTCGGACAGAGAACGACTTCGTTACGGACCCCGGACTTGTAGCCCTGCCCGGGGAGGACATAGTGGCTGTGCTTCTGGAATCCCAGGACTGCAGCGTTCTCGAGAAAGACACCGGGGGTAAGGGTTACGACATAATCCCGTATAGATATACGGCGCCGATGGAGCAGACGTTCTGCTGGGACGACCGGAACAAGGGTGCGGGGCATTACATGGTGCTGGTAGACGACGAGGGCGTTGAGGTTCTTCAAGTTAATGCGAACGGGGAATGCGCTACGGGGACGGTGGAGGCCGGGGATTACGAGATGAGGGTGTTCCACGACGAGGAGACGGAGAAGAACGTGGCCGTGTTCATAGTGCCCGAGAACAACAAATCTACTCTCAGCACTGCGTCGGACGAGACGCTCGAGAATATATCAACCTTTCTCGATACGGACAGGTGCGTGGGGTGTGATCTTTCTGGGGCGAACCTTTACAATGCCGATCTCAGCGGAGTGGACCTTGAGGGGGCGAAGCTTAATGACGCGATATTGGCTAATGCGAATCTCTCAGGGGCTAACTTAAAGGGGGCGGAGCTCAGGAACGCTGACCTGACGGGGGCTAAGCTCAAGGGTGCAACACTTGCGGGTGCAGATCTCACGAACGCGGTGCTTATAAACTCGGACCTCTCAGACGCGGACCTCACCGCGGCCAACATGGAGGGCGCGGATGTGACGGGGGCTAATTTCGGTAATGCAAACCTTACGGGCGTCTTACAAACCAAATCCGCTGATACGGGCGCCGACGCCGGTGAAGATATTGTCTCACTGAGCGAGGAGCTGGAGGCCGCTCCAACAGACACATGTTCCGAGGGTAAGCTCGCGCCGGGGGACGGAACGAAGGACCTCCTTATATCTGCTAAATGCGATGTGTCGGCTGGAGTATACCTTTATCAGAACGTAAACGTTATACAAAACGGCGTGCTCAATTTCGTGGACGGGGGCGGAGAGACGCATTTCTGGGCCAAGTCTATACTGGTCGAGAACAACGGAACTATATCGGCGGGAACCACGCAGGCGCCGTTCGGGAAAAATAAGAGCGTCCTAACGATACACCTCTACGGGGGCGACAGCGACAAGACGGGCATTGAATGCAGGACTCCCAAGCAGAATACAAATGATCCGCCGTGCGGCATAGACAAGAATGTGTGGACCTCAAACGGTGGATCAAAAGTCACCCTGCCGCCGGGTAACATTTCGGATTATTTCTACCAGTATACTCAGCACGATAATACGCAGGGCGAAACGGGTTTCTTCGGCAGAAAAGTATTAGCTGTATCCTACGGCGGGACTTTGAAGCTATACGGCAAGAAGGGTGCTAAATACGGGGACAACATTCCAAATTACGACTCGGGCACTAGCTGGGTGAGGCTAAAGAACGACAAAGACGCATCCAAAACACTAATCTTTCTCGACCGCGACGTGGATTGGGAAGTGGGGGACCGCATAGTGGTCACCACTACGGACTACCTTCCCGGGCATTCCGAGGAGCTTCAGATCGTAAAGAAAGAGGGACCGAGAAAGCTCAGGATAACTATTGTCGACCCCGCGACGAATATGCCGCCCGCGGGCTGTGTCACCGATAATCCCAATGTAGACAAGTGCGGTCTCAGGTGGGTGCATAACGGGGATACTTACCCGGATACTGACTTCAACTTTCAGAGTGACGATCTTAAGCGCCTGAGTCTCAATATCAAACTAGCCAACGGCGGGGTCGACAACGGGAAGGCGCTTGCCGAGACCAGGGCCGCTGTCGCGCTCCTCTCCCGCAGCATACGCATAGTGTCCGCGGGAGACAGTATCCCGGCTGAATCCGGCAGGAAGTGCAAGTTCGACTGCTTCCCGACGGGATTTTACGGCGGCCATACCATGTTAAGGCAGGGCATTAAGCTCGTACAGATACAGGGGGTCGAGTTTTACCAACTGGGCCAGGGAGGGCGGAAGGGACGCTACCCGGTCCATTTGCACCTGCTCCGCAAAGCGCCTCCTACTACGTTCGTTAAAGATTCTTCAATAAACGAGTCTATGACCAGGTGGATTACGTTCCACGGCACGCAGAACGTGACCGCCGCGAGGAACGTGGGCTGGAAGTCCATAGGGCACGGATATTATCTCGAGGACGGCACGGAGACGGATAACAAGTTATATTCGAACATAGGTATCTTCGCCCGGGCTGCGCTCAACAACGTACAGAACCCGCGCCAGGTGCCCGGAATTCTGGCGTACGCAGTTGCCGACGTACCTTTTGGAAAGCAGGACACGGTTGCCGTCCCCTACCACAGTGATTACGCGCAGCCAGCAGTGTTCTGGATAATGAACGGATGGAATGACTTCGAATACAACATGGCCGCGGGGGCGAACGCATGCGGCATCTGTTACTGGTGGCTGCCGGGAGCTATAAGCGGCATGTCGCAGGACCAGAAATGGGAGTCCTACGCCTCGCAGCAAAGTAATCTGGGCAGGGCGGGACTCACACCGCTCAAGAATTTCAAGGGCAATTACTGCTCTTCGGCGATGAACGCCTTTAATTCCATACAGGATATAAGCCCGTGTCTCGGCGTCGGCGGTATTGGAGGCACGTTCCCGACCCTCGAGCCTGTTACCGTAGGAAACATTTCACCTGCGCCTAAGCCGGGGGAGGGGGAAAGATATTATCCCAAGGTTAACGGTTCGCATAATCCTACGAAATGCGACCAGACTGACTGTTCTAATGCGCCCGTCTGTACATCGGGAGACCGAAAAAATTGCGTGGTCGCTGTTATAGACCGGCTTACTACTGCGTTTCACTGGGCCGAGACGAATTTTTCGGCAATATGGCTCCGCCCGCGGTGGTATCTCGTCATAAACAGCGTGATATCGGACGTACAGAGCGCGGGCCTGACATTCGTGACCGGCGGCGACTATACGGAATCGAATTTCTTCCCCGGACAGTGGCAGCTAGCTAGGCAGAATGTATTTATAGGTCAGACTCAGCCCAATAATCCACTCGCGTCGGCCGCGGGACCTGTCAATAAGGGTACGAATCTTAAATGCGCGGACCAAACCAACGGCGTCGTAGTCAATAGTTATTGCCTACTCAAGGATGAGGGAATAAGCTTCCCCCTCGCAAATTTCGCGAACAACCAGCGTTTGTTCAATATATACGACGGCCCGAGTTTCGAAGACTCGAATGCCTTTTTCGACATCAAAAAGACGTTTATAGACGATTGCACGGTTGGGCAAGGTAGCTGCTCGGCAAGTAAGTCGATGTACGGAAGGGTTCCGCTTATGCCTTATGATAAGAAGAAAAATCAGTGCTATCTGCCGAACGCAGCGATCGCATGGAAACAGCCGAACGGCTTTTACTACCCTCCGGCATTCCACTCTGCGAACCTCTATTTCCGGAACAACGTCGATATACGCCATTTCGTTATAGAGCCGCTGTTTCAGCCGGGCAAGTTCGCATTCCAGTCTGACGACGAGCGCACAAAACAGAATTACTGTACCTTCACACTTAACAACTCCGAAGGTTTCGGGGGATCGTTCGGCAATTTCTCTGCTATCGACAGGCAGACCATACTCAACGACGACGACGGCTCGCTGACCGGGCTTAAGAACACGATATCCGTAAATGAGGACCCGTTTTTTAACGCTCCGACTGAAACGCTCGAATGTCAGTCGGAGGAGACGGCCAAAACCAGTCCTTATGACTATGTAACGACGGTCATATATCCGGACTGTGTGGCGAAAAAGAACTGCGGCGGTGTATGTAAAGTGGACAAGAAACCATGCGCCGATACCAGTAATTGCGCGGATATTCCGAATAATACGTGCGATGACAGTAACGCGTTCTGGAACAGCGACTGCGGGAGCTCTTTCTGCTACGGCGTCCCGCTTTACAGGCAGTTACTTACCAAAGACGAAGCAAGCAACACGAAAGGCGCCGAGATACGCATGATGGGAATGAACTTTTTCCAGAGGAGCAACCTCACGGCAAACCACGGCGTTTATTACATTGATACTACGGTTTCAGATGCGAACCAGAGGGCGGGTCTGAATCTAGCGCCTCTTCAGAAGCCTTCCGTGAACGTATTTAAGGGCGGTGAAACTTATTACGTACTCTTCATATTCGCCAAGGCTAACACGAAGCAGACTTACCAGATTTATGTCGGGAACGGGTTCGATCCTGAGAAAGACGTAAGCGGAATACAGTCCCCCCTTAAAAAGAGCCGTCCGCTCGACGTTAATTCTATAAGCTGGCCGGCTAAATGGACGAGAAAATGGTATAAAGACGACCCGTCGACGGGCATCCTGGAAGTTACGGTGGATTTCAGTGACTTCAAGACGCAGTTCGATAACGCCAGGAAGGACAGGTGCCAGCCGGAGACTTTCTGCACGTGGACCGGTTCCGCCGCTACGGGCTCGTGCGGATGTTCTGATAAGCTGAAGACGAGCAACCCCGAGCTCTACGCTGAATGCACAAAGTCGCTCGGGGATAATAAGAACAATATATGCAGCTGGGCTGTGAGAGCGGTCGACTGCCCCGAGGGCGGCTGCTACGGGTTTGCGGTCAATCTGAAGAATGATCCCCCGGCCGAGCCTATTGCCCCTCCGGCGCCGTGCTGCTTCCCCGATAACCCAGACTGGAATGTTAACTTCAGCCCGGTGGGACAGAACGTAGCCGGGAGCTGTCAGGACTCGAATCCGCCGAAACCTGAGTTCTGCACTTCTCCGGTATGTCCGACGACACAGTTGTAA
- a CDS encoding glycosyltransferase family 39 protein yields MLKNHNDIVWTVLLWVLFLGILVSIFFYSYNREYDQDEIEHLHTGWKIVQGQKIYIDFFQHHHPFYDYIIAAVIRTYGETVDSIFASRYVMLLLTAGILAATYLISVRVFKSAEVGVLSMILTSTVITFYMKTIEIRPDVPQALAGLLSIYFLFSYYDKKSLKSLIASSVFLAVSFLFLQKSIVLIVAIGALLLFDLYKKRIGYRHAVIYAGTFLIAVSPYYIYLLLSGTFEQYIVMNWLVNYYIPQVFGKVHTLVAFSRENTITCVFYLIGLIILMRTGKCGRFAALSVLLMLLTVIVFNNLWRQYFLLSIPPIAIIASYALYSSSNSRLIRLVFLIGAIYFPVSYMHNFALFNMDGSRQRQQLAKIEYVLSITDKDDKVYDGNVEFNVFRDDIDFVWFCMEDPSCLDAYRQVEPYQYNVYDSVAARNPKVISDFGIYSFNDVRIRKKYKKSDRYPDLYIRVD; encoded by the coding sequence ATGCTAAAGAATCATAATGATATAGTCTGGACAGTTCTTCTATGGGTATTGTTTTTGGGGATACTGGTCTCCATATTTTTCTATTCGTATAACAGGGAGTATGACCAGGACGAGATCGAGCACCTGCACACGGGATGGAAGATCGTTCAGGGACAGAAAATCTATATTGACTTCTTTCAGCACCACCACCCGTTCTACGATTACATAATTGCGGCGGTCATCCGTACATATGGGGAAACCGTCGATTCCATATTCGCAAGTCGCTATGTCATGTTATTGCTCACCGCGGGGATTCTGGCTGCAACCTATCTTATATCCGTCAGGGTGTTCAAGAGCGCCGAGGTCGGCGTCTTAAGCATGATACTGACTTCCACGGTAATTACGTTCTATATGAAAACTATAGAGATCAGGCCCGATGTCCCTCAGGCTCTTGCCGGACTTCTGTCGATATATTTCCTGTTTTCGTACTACGATAAGAAGTCTCTCAAGAGTCTTATAGCGAGCTCGGTATTCCTGGCCGTCTCTTTTCTCTTTCTGCAAAAAAGCATCGTTCTAATCGTCGCCATCGGCGCGCTGCTATTGTTCGACTTATATAAGAAGCGTATCGGATACCGGCACGCTGTTATTTATGCGGGGACGTTCCTCATAGCGGTTTCGCCGTATTACATCTACCTGCTGCTGAGCGGCACGTTCGAGCAATATATCGTGATGAACTGGCTCGTGAATTATTACATCCCGCAGGTCTTCGGCAAGGTTCATACTCTTGTCGCATTTTCAAGAGAGAATACAATAACATGCGTTTTTTACCTGATAGGTCTGATAATATTGATGAGGACGGGTAAGTGCGGGAGGTTCGCAGCTCTGTCGGTCTTGCTGATGCTCTTGACCGTAATCGTATTTAACAACCTCTGGAGACAATATTTTTTGCTCTCGATTCCCCCGATTGCCATAATTGCGAGCTACGCTCTTTATTCCAGTTCCAACAGCAGGCTGATAAGACTCGTCTTTCTGATTGGAGCCATATATTTCCCTGTGTCGTATATGCACAATTTCGCTCTTTTCAATATGGATGGGTCTCGGCAGCGTCAGCAGTTGGCCAAGATTGAGTATGTGTTATCAATAACGGACAAGGACGACAAGGTTTACGACGGCAATGTAGAATTCAACGTATTTCGCGACGATATTGATTTTGTCTGGTTCTGTATGGAGGATCCCTCGTGTCTCGATGCCTACAGGCAGGTTGAGCCATATCAATATAACGTCTACGATTCGGTCGCCGCGCGGAATCCGAAAGTTATTTCTGATTTCGGGATATACAGTTTCAATGACGTAAGGATAAGGAAAAAATACAAGAAGTCGGACAGATATCCTGACCTTTATATAAGAGTGGATTGA
- a CDS encoding FAD-dependent oxidoreductase, which yields MMKVGVIGAGPAGLSCAYQLAKAGIKTDVYEASGHVGGLARSFDLWDQRVDLGPHRFFSKDPRVNRLWLEVVGRDYLMVDRLTRILYNNRFYRYPLQAVDVVTKLGAAEMSLCLLSYMRQKAAPTESGGEETFENWVVRRFGRRLFEIFFKTYSEKLWGIPCSELDADFAVQRIKKFSLFEALKAAVSTDKSGKHKTLVDRFAYPVEGTGMVYERMAAYVSEKGGNIYLKAPIKRVINTAREVKGIELMDGRTENYDKIVSTMPLPLLVLGLHGADTEAIASAKALKFRNTILVYLNVRNDNLFPDNWVYVHSPQMKVGRITNFRNWSPRLYGASSNSILALEYWCDESDAFWSWDDNKLIELGMKEINDTGLARAGDTSEGYVHRINRCYPVYMKGYKKLLKPIEKYLDGMKGLTVIGRYGAFKYNNQDHSILMGILAAENIVNGAENNLWATNTDYEYQESALITETGLVELNK from the coding sequence ATGATGAAGGTCGGTGTCATAGGCGCGGGTCCCGCTGGTCTCTCATGTGCGTATCAGCTGGCTAAGGCGGGTATAAAAACAGACGTGTACGAGGCGAGCGGTCACGTCGGCGGGCTTGCGAGGTCGTTTGACCTGTGGGATCAGCGTGTCGATCTTGGACCACACCGTTTTTTCAGCAAAGACCCCCGCGTAAACAGGCTCTGGCTCGAGGTAGTGGGCAGGGACTATCTGATGGTCGACCGATTGACGAGGATCTTGTACAATAACCGGTTCTACCGCTACCCCCTTCAGGCGGTAGACGTCGTCACGAAGCTCGGGGCTGCCGAGATGTCTCTTTGTTTATTAAGCTACATGCGGCAGAAAGCTGCCCCTACGGAGAGCGGGGGTGAGGAGACGTTCGAGAACTGGGTTGTCAGGAGGTTCGGCAGGAGACTGTTCGAGATTTTTTTTAAAACTTACAGCGAGAAGCTATGGGGTATACCCTGCAGCGAGCTCGACGCCGATTTCGCCGTACAGAGGATTAAAAAGTTTTCGCTTTTCGAGGCGCTCAAGGCCGCGGTCTCGACCGATAAGTCGGGTAAGCATAAGACGCTCGTAGACAGGTTCGCTTACCCCGTGGAAGGTACGGGAATGGTCTATGAGCGGATGGCGGCTTATGTCTCGGAGAAAGGCGGGAATATCTACCTGAAGGCGCCAATCAAAAGGGTTATCAATACGGCACGGGAAGTTAAGGGCATCGAGCTTATGGACGGCAGGACGGAGAATTATGATAAAATCGTCTCTACTATGCCGCTGCCGCTGCTCGTTCTCGGTTTGCATGGTGCGGATACGGAGGCGATTGCTTCCGCGAAAGCCCTCAAGTTCAGGAATACAATACTGGTCTATCTGAATGTCCGGAACGATAATCTATTCCCCGACAACTGGGTTTATGTCCATTCGCCGCAGATGAAGGTGGGGAGGATCACAAATTTCAGGAACTGGTCGCCCCGTTTATACGGAGCGTCAAGCAACTCGATACTGGCGCTCGAATACTGGTGCGATGAATCGGACGCATTCTGGTCATGGGACGATAATAAGCTGATCGAATTGGGAATGAAGGAGATAAACGACACGGGGCTCGCGAGGGCCGGAGATACGAGCGAGGGTTATGTGCACCGAATAAACAGATGCTATCCGGTATACATGAAAGGGTACAAAAAACTTCTGAAACCGATTGAGAAGTACCTTGACGGAATGAAGGGGCTGACCGTGATCGGACGGTACGGTGCGTTTAAGTATAATAACCAGGACCACAGCATATTGATGGGCATCCTGGCAGCAGAAAACATAGTTAACGGTGCGGAAAATAATCTATGGGCCACGAACACAGATTACGAATATCAGGAGTCCGCTTTGATCACGGAGACCGGCCTCGTCGAATTGAATAAATGA
- a CDS encoding glycosyltransferase family 39 protein: MKKDTEDVLWRVLLWGIFAGILVSIFFYSYNREFDPDEIEHLHTAWKIAQGQEIFVDFFQHHHPFFDYLITPIIRTFGATVESIFVSRYFMLLFTACILITTYLLSLRIFKNSEVGIISLILTSTDITFYMKSIEIRPDVPQVLAGLLSIYFLFVYYDRKSLKSLIASSVFLAVSFLFLQKSIVLIIAIGALLLYDVFKKYVTYRHAALYAAVFIISISPYYIYVLLSGTFEQYFVTNWLVNYHLHEGSGMLDIYLVIARENTITLVLYLIGVITMFGLGMERRFAALSLLLMIIPSILFHNILRQYLVLAVLPFCIIASYALYSVFDRRLFRLIVVIGAIYIPLIYTHNYGFFRLDRRGQRDQLAKIEYVLSITDENDKVYDGNVIFNVFRDDIDYFWFCMEHSSCLDAYKKVTGYKYNVYDSIVAKKPKVISTYEIGSLDDVRIKNNYKVSERYPDLLIRVD; this comes from the coding sequence ATGAAAAAAGATACTGAGGACGTGCTGTGGCGGGTCTTGTTATGGGGGATATTTGCGGGAATCCTCGTCTCTATTTTTTTCTATTCGTATAATCGGGAATTTGATCCGGATGAAATAGAGCATTTACATACTGCATGGAAAATCGCTCAGGGTCAGGAAATATTTGTCGATTTCTTTCAGCACCATCATCCGTTCTTCGATTACTTGATTACACCAATTATCCGTACTTTCGGGGCCACCGTCGAGTCCATATTCGTTAGTCGTTATTTCATGTTATTGTTCACTGCTTGTATTTTGATTACGACCTATCTGTTGTCTCTCAGAATATTCAAGAATTCCGAAGTGGGAATCATCAGTTTGATATTGACCTCGACTGACATTACGTTTTATATGAAATCGATCGAGATCAGGCCCGACGTTCCGCAAGTACTGGCGGGACTTTTATCAATATATTTTTTATTTGTCTACTATGATAGAAAGTCTCTCAAGAGTCTTATAGCCAGTTCGGTATTCCTGGCAGTCTCTTTTCTTTTTCTGCAAAAAAGCATTGTTTTAATTATTGCTATCGGCGCACTGCTGCTTTACGACGTATTCAAAAAGTACGTTACCTACCGGCATGCAGCCCTATACGCGGCGGTCTTTATAATATCGATATCGCCGTATTACATATATGTCTTGCTGAGCGGTACTTTTGAGCAATATTTTGTGACAAACTGGTTAGTCAACTATCATCTTCATGAGGGTTCAGGAATGCTGGATATCTATCTTGTAATCGCGAGAGAGAACACCATTACGTTGGTCCTTTACCTGATAGGCGTGATAACGATGTTCGGGTTGGGCATGGAAAGGAGATTTGCTGCGCTTTCGCTCCTTCTGATGATCATCCCATCAATTTTGTTTCATAACATCTTGAGGCAGTACCTGGTGCTTGCAGTGCTCCCCTTCTGTATTATCGCGAGCTACGCGCTTTATTCGGTTTTTGACAGAAGGCTGTTCAGGCTAATCGTTGTAATAGGGGCAATATATATACCTCTAATCTACACTCACAATTATGGATTTTTCAGATTGGATAGACGGGGTCAGAGAGATCAGCTGGCTAAAATTGAATATGTGTTGTCGATAACCGACGAAAACGACAAAGTTTATGACGGCAATGTCATATTTAATGTATTTCGTGACGACATCGATTATTTCTGGTTTTGCATGGAGCATTCGTCCTGTCTCGATGCGTATAAGAAAGTAACGGGTTACAAATATAACGTCTATGATTCGATCGTTGCAAAGAAGCCTAAAGTCATATCGACTTACGAAATTGGCAGTCTCGATGACGTAAGAATCAAGAATAACTATAAAGTGTCGGAGAGGTATCCGGATTTGTTAATAAGAGTGGATTAG
- a CDS encoding Na/Pi symporter — MDKLLIFLNIAGGIGLFLLGMIVLTDGLRALAGSAMRSALMRFTKSPLTGALTGAVSTAILQASGVTTVAAVGFVGAGLITFPEALGIIFGANIGTTLKGWVIAVLGFKLSLGNVFLPIVFIGAVLRLFSKGRLADIGYAIAGFGLVFVGLTFMQGSMGELRGFVSFENLPADTLPGRLLLVALGLVFTVITQSSSVSVAAALTALYADLINFNQAAALVIGMDLGTTSTAALATIGGSVGVKRTGFSHVIFNILTAVLALLLINPFALTWNYFSLGELNSNAEIALVAFHTCFNILGVIIILPFTNRFARFMEKLIPERASVYTQKLDSAVLEDADLALNAAQSAISTLSTALFLHVNAILGDKERGKRADLEELQTALNDTHAFLDRIKPGSTEGAEWERLLNMFHTLDHLQRLHERCEEDEDRAVTARDTPELAEECSLLISCVRSIVDDIEDNNWLQAAEKANDASSKIHLKVRPYRRSVMAGIARGTYDVYLGTGKLEAVRWLRRVSRHVARITEHVQLAVLASGK; from the coding sequence ATGGACAAGCTCCTGATATTTCTCAACATCGCGGGCGGCATCGGCCTTTTTCTACTGGGCATGATAGTGCTCACCGACGGGCTCCGCGCGCTTGCCGGGAGCGCGATGCGGTCAGCATTGATGCGTTTTACGAAGAGTCCCCTGACCGGGGCGCTCACAGGCGCGGTAAGCACAGCGATTCTTCAGGCGTCGGGCGTGACCACGGTCGCCGCTGTAGGTTTCGTAGGCGCCGGTCTCATAACCTTCCCGGAGGCCCTCGGAATAATATTCGGGGCCAATATCGGCACCACGCTCAAAGGGTGGGTCATCGCGGTTCTGGGATTCAAGCTCAGCCTCGGGAACGTGTTTTTGCCTATCGTATTCATAGGAGCTGTTCTACGCCTTTTTTCAAAAGGACGCCTGGCCGATATAGGGTATGCAATCGCGGGATTCGGACTGGTCTTCGTAGGTCTTACCTTCATGCAGGGGTCCATGGGCGAGCTGCGGGGTTTCGTTTCATTTGAAAATCTGCCCGCCGATACCCTCCCGGGCCGGTTGCTGTTAGTCGCGCTGGGACTGGTATTCACAGTCATAACGCAATCATCGAGCGTCAGTGTCGCCGCGGCCCTGACCGCATTATACGCGGATTTAATCAATTTCAATCAGGCTGCAGCCCTTGTAATCGGGATGGATCTGGGCACGACCTCCACGGCGGCTCTGGCGACGATCGGCGGCTCGGTAGGAGTTAAGAGGACGGGTTTTTCCCATGTTATATTCAACATTTTAACGGCAGTCCTGGCCTTACTCCTGATAAATCCATTCGCCTTGACATGGAATTATTTCTCACTGGGCGAGCTGAACAGCAACGCGGAGATCGCTCTCGTCGCGTTTCACACGTGCTTCAATATACTGGGCGTGATCATAATACTGCCTTTCACGAACCGATTCGCCCGGTTCATGGAAAAGCTTATTCCCGAAAGAGCATCCGTTTATACACAAAAGCTGGACAGTGCTGTATTGGAAGATGCGGACCTTGCGCTTAACGCCGCTCAGTCCGCCATAAGCACGCTGTCCACGGCGCTCTTCCTGCACGTTAATGCCATTCTGGGCGATAAGGAAAGGGGCAAAAGGGCGGACCTCGAGGAGCTCCAGACCGCGCTCAACGATACCCACGCCTTCCTCGACCGTATTAAACCCGGTTCTACCGAGGGAGCGGAATGGGAAAGGCTGCTGAATATGTTTCACACGCTCGACCACCTGCAGCGGCTTCACGAAAGGTGCGAAGAGGACGAGGACCGCGCCGTAACCGCGAGAGACACCCCGGAGCTCGCGGAAGAATGCAGCCTGCTCATAAGCTGCGTAAGAAGCATCGTTGACGATATCGAAGACAATAACTGGCTCCAGGCTGCGGAGAAAGCGAACGACGCCTCTTCAAAAATCCACCTCAAAGTCAGACCGTACAGAAGGAGCGTGATGGCCGGGATCGCAAGGGGAACTTACGACGTCTATCTCGGCACGGGTAAGCTCGAAGCGGTCAGGTGGCTGAGGCGTGTGAGCAGACACGTTGCGAGGATAACTGAGCACGTCCAATTGGCTGTCTTAGCCAGCGGGAAATAA